Genomic window (Desulforapulum autotrophicum HRM2):
TTTCACCCAGATAAATCGTTTGTTGATTACCCCGTCAATGCACCTACCGGTAGATTTAAAATGGTCCTTGACACGGATGCCACAGGGTTTGGAGGCCATGGGCGGCTTAGGGCTGACCAGGTTCATCTTACCCTCAAAGGGGGGGCGATCCAAAACGACAATTCACAGCTGAGTCTCTACCTTCCGGCCCGAACCGCTATTGTCCTGGCCCCTGGGAAGGGACAGTGAGGATTTCTCTTGCCTGTTATTTAATGCTGTTATATAGTTCAACTTCAATACAGCATGGGTACTGGATAAACGGACAGGGTCATGCAACATTAACTATCATGGGGTGGGACCATGGAAGATGAACTTGGAGAGTCCATAGAATTTCAAGCACTGAACGATGATTCACAATCGACCAGTCAGGTTCGCAATTTTTTTCGCGTGCCTCTTAATAACCCTGGAAAATATGTAGTCGTTATCAAAAATTTTCCATATCCCCTTTTGGATATAGCCAATGGCGGGGTTGGTTTTGAGGTCTCATATGAGCCCGGATTCACACCAGGTGACATCCTTGAGACATGCCTGTTGGATCTTGGGGGTCAGGTTTTTGAGGGTCTCAGGGCCGAGGTAGTCCACCTCTCTCCTCTAAGTGATACAACCTGGAAATGTGGTATTCACTGGGTAGACCTGGCGGACAATGTCGTCAGAGAAATGACCGCCATTGTCCAGAATTTTCGAAAAGAGCTGTTTACAGACAGCCGTACTTCACTGGACCAGGATCTGGAGTTGAAGCGTTGAAAAAGGAGGAGTCGTGACCCTTATTGTCTGTCCCCATTGTTCCAGAAGGCACCGTGTAAACATTGACACTATTCCGGAAGGAAAGACCATTGTTGCCAGATGCAAGGCATGTGGCCATAAATTTCCAGTAGAAGTAGATAAGCTCAGGCTGCAGGCCCAGACCCATGGAACCAGGCCGACACCCCATACACCAACCCCTGAAATATCAACCCCTGAAAAAATAAAACCTGAAATTTCAAAACCGGAAACATTAGAACCAGAAATAACAAAACCAGAGCTATCAAAACCAGAACCGCCAGAACTGATCAAAGCCGCAAGAAAAATATGTGTCTCCCTCAGCAAAGGCGGCGTTGGAAAAACAACAACTTCCGTAAACCTCGGGGCAGGGCTTGCCCTTGCCGGATACAGGGTGCTGCTTGTGGACACCGATACCCAGGGGCAGTCCGGCTATGTCCTGGGCAAGCGAACAGGCGTAGGGCTGACTGAACTTTTGACAGGGGAGCTTACCCCGGACGAGGCCATTGTCCAGGTACGAAAAAATTTCTGGCTTCTGGGGGGGGGGAAATCCCTTGCCGGGGTCAAACGAATCATTGACCGAAAGAGTTTCGGCGCCGAGTGGACCCTCTCCGAGGCGCTTAAGCCCCTTGAGTCAAAATTTGATTTTATCCTCATCGACACCTCACCTGGATGGGATCAACTGACGGTGAACGTGCTGTTTTACGCCACTGAAATACTGATTCCCGTGGCCCTTGAAGTGATGCCCCTGCATGGACTGTCGGAATTCATGAAAAGCCTTCGTTCCATCCAGAAATATCGCAAGGAAGTGTCGTTGAAGTATGTGGTGCCGACCTTCATGGATACAAGGGTTAAAAATCCCCAGATTATATACGATAGACTTAAGAAACTTTATCCCAAAGAAATCTGCAAACCTATCAGGTACAATGAAAATTTCAGTGAAGCGCCTTCGTTCGGCAAAACTATTTTTGAGTTTGCCCCGGGATGCTCAGGTGCAGTTGACTACCGGGAACTTGTCAGAAGGGTCACCATGAACGACTCCCTGCTTCAGTAAAAAAGGGACACAGCCCATGAAACCTTTGCCTTTTTTGCTTGCCGCAATTATCGTCCTTGCCGGCATCCGTGATCCCCTGTCGGCCCGGGAAAGTGTGACCCGAATTCTTTTTGTCGGCGATTCGATTACCGCAGGTTTCGGCGTCGACCCTGAACAGAGCTACCCAGTCCTTGTGGATCAACTGCTCCGCCAAAAGGGATTTAACAATATCGAGATCACCAACGGGAGCATCAGCGGTTCCACAACGGCCAGTGCCCTTTCCCGGCTCAAATGGTTTTTAAGAATTAAACCCCATATCCTGGTGCTGGCCCTGGGGGCCAATGACGGATTGCGGGGACTCTCCACCGTTGAAATGGAACAAAACCTGGACCGGACCATCCTCCTTGCCCTGGAAAACGGTATCCAGGTCATTCTTGCGGGCATGGAGGTGCCGCCCAATTACGGCCCCCGGTATTCAGCCGCATTCAGAAAGGTTTTTCCGTCCCTTGCAAGCCACCACAACATTGCCTTGATTCCTTTTTTACTAAAGGATGTGGCGGGTATTGCCAGCCTCAACCAGGCAGACGGGATCCATCCCAACCAGGCTGGGCAGGAAATTATTGCCACCACAGTGCTTCCCTATCTGCTGGATCAACTGTGATGCTCAAAATCGACGCATTGTGTAAATCCTATGTCCAGCCAAGATCCAGGCCCATTGAGGTACTCAAGGCAGTCAGCTTTGACCTTGCACCCGGTGAGACCTGCGCCATTGTTGGTCAGTCGGGCAGTGGAAAGACCACCCTTCTTTCACTGATCGCAGGGCTTGATACCCCGGATTCGGGCCGGGTGATGCTGGACGGTGAAGACCTGTGCGCCATGAAGGAAAACCAGCTGGCCCGGTATCGCGCGAGCAAGATCGGCATCATTTTTCAATCCTTTCACCTGATGCCCCATTTGACGGCCAGGGAAAATATCAGTCTGCCCCTGGAAATTCTCAAGCAGGACCAAATCGCCTGGAAAACCGATGCCATGCTCGAAAAGGTGGGGCTCAACGACCGCCGGAACCATCTTCCAGGCCAGCTTAGCGGCGGGGAGTGCCAGCGGGTGGCCATTGCCCGGGCCCTTGTCATTAGGCCTGCCCTGCTGCTGGCGGACGAACCCACGGGAAACCTTGACCTGGAAACCGGAGAAACCGTGGTGCGACTTCTGTTTGATCTGGTATCCCAGGAAAATAAAACCCTCATCCTTGTGACCCACAATCCCGACCTTGCCCGCCAATGCCAGCGTATCAAAACACTTGAACGGGGCAGGCTTGTGTGATGCTCTGGATTCGACTGGGTCTAAGGGAGATCCTCAAGAACAGGGGTTTCTCTGTTTTCTTTATCCTGAACCTCTCCATCGGCCTTGCCGGATTTATTGCCCTGGGATCATTTGGCCGCTCTTTGAGTCGCCACTTTGATGGGAATCTCAAGGACATCCTAACGGCAGACCTTGTGCTTTCAGCCGCTACCGAGCTGACCCCGGATGAGCTTGAACTGGCAGACCGGGTACTTGGAAATGACAAGCTTCAGGCCAGGCGCATCAGCTTTTACACCATGGTTAAAACCCCAAAGGATGCACGCCTCGTGCAGGTGATGGCCGTTGATGACAGCTACCCCCTTTATGGGGCATTTTCCCTTGAGGATAAAAAAAAAGGTCTCGATCTCCAGAACAGCCCGGGACTGCTCATGACCCGGGATACAGCCCAGGCCCTGGGCGTTGAAAACCAACCACACACCCCTTTGGAGCTTGGGAATAAATCCTTTGTTATCCAGGATTTTTTTTCCCAGGATCCAGACCGTTCCCTGACTGCCCTTGAATTTGCCCCGAGTATCTACATGGGCATCCATCAGCTTGCCGGAACCGGTCTCATGGGATTTGGAAGCCGGATTCGCCATTACTACTACTACCGGTTTACAGCAAAGGTTGATGTCCCTGCACTATCGGCAAAGCTTGACCAGGCCTTCTATGAAAAGAGCCAGGGTCAACCCAGAATCAGCGTGTATGACACAAGGGATGTGAACCGGCGCATTGGCAAACTCATCGGCTATTTTACCGGTTACATGGGGCTTGTCAGCGTGGTTGCCCTTTTCCTTGCAGGCATTGCAGCAGCTTACCTTTTCCGGGGTTACCTGAACCTCAAGCAGGGTGAGATTGCCGTTTTACTGGCTATTGGGGCAAGACAAGGGGAGATCTGCCTCTATATCCTGTTTCAGCTCATCCTCCTGGGGCTTGTTGCCTCGGTGGTCGCAGTTCTAATCTCTCTCCTGCTTGTCCCCCTGTTTCCCCTGATCTTTCAGGGATTGATTCCGGCCCATATCCGGCTGACTCTTGATCCCTCCACCCTGGTGTTAGCCATGGTCATGGGCGTTGCAGGAAGTCTTGTGTTCTGCCTGCCTGTTTTTGTTCAGATCTTTGGGGTGAAACCCATTGTGCTTTTCAGGAAAAGCCAGGCCGGGGAACAGAACGCTACAAGGCTTGCCCTGTGGCGGGGCCTGGGTTTTGTTCCCGGGATTATAGCGTTCTGGGCTGCATCAATCCTGGCGGCAGATTCTGTTGCCAGGGCCACTGTATTTGTGGCAGGGTTTGGCCTTGCCCTTTTTTCCATGGCTGTCCTTGGCCGGCTTGTTTTTTCCGGGTGCGGTTTTTTGTCCGCCACCCGATCTTTTATCAGAAAAATTGCATTCAGGAACCTCTACCGGAACAAGTGGTCTTCCCTTTCCTGCTTTGTCACCATCGCCATGGGCAGCTTTTTGATCTCAATGGTGCCCCAGATTCAAAATGGGCTTCAAACCGAGATCATGCGGCCGGAAGGGTTGAAAGTCCCGGTTTTTTTCCTGGTGGATATCCAGGAGGAGCAACGATCCGCCCTTGTTGAATTCATGGACCGTCAGGAAGGTCGATTGACCAACCTTTCTCCCATGGTCAGGGGGCGGATATTGACGAAAAACCAGCTTCCCTTTTATGGAAAACCCCAGGACCCGGATCCGTCCGGGAACAACAGTTCACGGACCAGGCCCTCGGGCCGGGGCCGCAGGCTTGAGTTTAATTTTTCCCATCGAACAGAGCTGGATGTTTCAGAAACCATTATCAAGGGAAGGCCCCTTTCCAGAACAATCTGGAATTTTGGCTCAGGATCACCCTTTGAGGTCTCCGTTGAAAACGCCTTTGCCCAGGAGTACGGGATACACCTTGGCGATACCATGGGGTTTGATATCCAGGGTATCCCCCTTACGGGAAGGGTGGTAAACATTCGAAAGGTCAGATGGAACAGTTTTCAGCCCAATTTCTTCCTCCTGTTCCAGGATGGGGTGTTAAACCAGGCCCCCAAGACCTTTCTGGCAGCCATCGCCCAGGTGGCGCCTGAACATCGCCAGGGGTTAAAACAGACGATCGTTACTGCCTTTCCAAACGTCTCGGTCATAGATGTAAGCCAGATGGCTGCCACCCTTATGAACATAACCGACAAGCTTTCCGTATCCATTGGCTTCATGGCCTGGCTTGCCATTGCAACGGGGCTTGTTTCGATTTTTTCCATTGCCCGCCACGAGGCCTGGATGAACCAGAGGCAGATCAATCTCTTGAAGGTGTTGGGCGCAGATTTTAAATTGATCCAGGGAATCACCCTGCTGGAATTCGGGTTCATGGGATTTACAGCATCCCTGCTTGCCGTTGGTTTGAGTTTTGGATTTTCAAGGGCTGTGGCCTGGTATTTTTTTGACAGTCTCTGGGCCTTTGACCTTTGGGGCTCTTTTGTGATCCTTTTCATGACAACGGCCATCTGCATGGCAACGGCCTCGATTGCTACCTTTAAGGTGATGAAGGTAAAACCTATGACCCTTCTTTCAAGTTAGGGCTTTAGGTGAGAACACTGACAATTGATCCTCCAAGTTCGCTGATTTTTTCATCTATGGTCTTTATTGCTTGTTCCATGGTTGCATAGCTGATGTCGGGAAGCTTTCCGCCCCAGGCTTTTTCAGCAGCCTCAAGGCCCTGAAGAACGCCCTGTCTACCCTGTTGGAGGCGATCAAGATCATCCCCGGACCCGGCAAGGACAAAATCAGCGATTCGCCTGGATGTTTTTGCAACCCCATAGTAACCGTTATCGCTGATAAGGGCTTGGGCATCCCCGGGGGTAATATTGGAAAAAGAAGGCGCATCATTGGCGGCATACGGCATATCTTTGGGGCTGAAATTCTCAAACCGGGCAAGGGTAGCCTGGTTCATTGTGGTCAGGCGTGTTGTTTCAATTATTTCAAATGAAATCATTCCCTGTTTTTTTGCAGAAGTTCGGCCGGCATAGTCCGTGGAAATAGTTTTGGAGGTGATGCCCTGATTTATGGTAAATAATTGTTTCTGAAAAACGCTGGTGGTGTTGTAGAGTTTCATGATCAATCCCCATCCCATGGTTTATTTGCCGCTACATCATATTTCGGATAAAGTGGATAAATACTGAAGCCCGGAAGCAACTTATAATTTTCGGGTAAGGGTTAGTATCACCACCTCAGGCGGGCAGTTGTACCGAACAGGAACCCCTGACGAACCGGCTCCGCAGGAGGTATATCCATGGGTGTTGCCATACCGCCATCTCCCGGAAATAAACTGCCTTGGAACCGGGCAGTGGCTGAACACCGGACCAAAAACAGGAAGACACACCTGGCCGCCATGGGTATGGCCACACAGGCAAAGATCAACAGGGTGATCCCCAAGGCCGTTAATGATTTCAGGGGAATGGGCAAGCAGGATGGAAAAGGCATCCCCAGGGACATCCTTCATGGTCGTGTCAAGGTCGTGGCACTGGTAGTAATGGGGATCGTCCACGCCGCACAAAAAAATGTTCTGGCCGTTTTTTTCGATCACCATGGATTCATTGATGAGCATGCAGATCCTGGCGTCTTCAAGATCTGGAGCGATCTCGATGCAGTCATGATTGCCAAGAATCCCAAATATGCCGTCCGTTGCATTGATCTCTTGAACCAGCGCCACCAGTTTCTTTTTAACCGCTCCATAGGGACCGTACATTTCCATGCGGTAATCCCCGCCAAGGAGGCAAAGATCCACCTTTTGCCTGCTTACAATTTTAATGAGCTGCCGGTCAAGGCCGTCAAGGCCGTCAATGTGAAGATCACTGATGAATAAAATCTTGTAACACTCAAAGGCTTCAGGAAGGTTTTTAAATGAAAAGCCCAGGCTTGTGACCCGGATGTTCAAGGCATTTTTCACTCCCCGGGTGTAGAGTCCTGAGAGTTTAAAAATCGTCTGCATGAATATCCGGTAGTAAATCACGCTTTCAAAGTTACAAAGCCTTGCCACGGGGGAGAGGGCAATATGGCAGGCCCGCCATTGTTTGAACCCGGTGTTTGATCGAACCACGGGTTTACCTGGGGGTTGGGATGGAAGAAAAAACCTGCAATAAAGCCTGGCACCGAAAATTCCCAGTACGACAAATACCGCCATCAAGGCGGCAAGGGTTCCCAGGGAGAGTCCATGGGTAACCTTGAACAGAACAAGGGGACAGCCTCCCTGGAACGCCTGGTCCAGGCCAGGAGATTCTTTGCCATCGTCCAGGCTGAATCGCCGCTTGATAAAGCTTGACAGACTATCTCCAGCCATTGAAAGTCCACCCGCGGCAAATCCAGTGGCCAATGAAAAATCAAGGATATAGCCCAGGAGAGCTCCGGCCAGTACGCCAAGGGCAAATCCACCCATGGTTTTATGGGATCCAAGCAGCCGTCGGCCATCAGAGAAATAACGGCCAAGATCCATGGGGGTTCCAAGTGATCTGAATGCTGACAAACGGGGCATCAGTACAGCAGGGGTTGCATTGATAACAACAAGAAGCAGGAGGATCTTGACATGGAGGATCATCGGTATGGTGCCCTGTTTTAAAGTTGATTTTTGCCATTGTCCATTACCTTTGTCCCAGAGTCAAGGGCTCTATAATGTTTCATTGCCTCCTTGCCAATTGACTGGATTTCAGATAGATTTGAGATTAATCAAAGCAAGGAGATGAACCATGATCGAGCAGGATCGAAATCTGTACAGATATTTTCTAAAGGACAGTATCCGGAAAAAAATCAATTTTGCACTTACCGATCAGAACCAGAAGGTTCCAGCACCCCCGGTTCAAAAAAATGTCCCACCGGATGCCGCCTGTATTCGACTGCCTGGACCAGATCCCTTGTCTGGATCTGCACCCGGGGCATGGAACAAAATTCCCGGGGTGGATCTTACCCGCGCCGTGAAACAACGCAAAAGCCGCCGAACCTATGAACAAACGCCCCTTTCCCTGGTAGAGCTTGCCTATCTTTTATGGGCCACCCAGGGCGTCAGGGGAAAGCCGGTCCAGGGCCATGCTTACCGAACCGTTCCTTCTGCAGGGTGTCGCCACGCCCTTGAAACCTATCTTGCAGTGCTTAATGTAGAGGGGTTGATGCCGGGTATCTACCGTTATCTTCCCCTGACCCACGGGCTTGTCTTTGAGTCTAAACAAAAGGATCTTGACCTGAGAATGGTTGAGGCCTGCTTTGGCCAGCCCTATCCGGGAAAGGCGGCGGTTACATTTATCTGGGCGGCTGTTCCCTATAGGATGGAATGGCGCTATGGCCTTGCAGCCCACAAGGTTATTTTACTGGATGCTGGCCATGTGTGCCAGAATCTATATCTTGCCTGTGAAGCCATCAATGCCGGGACCTGTGCCATTGCGGCCTATAACCAGGAAGAGCTGGACGAACTTCTAGGCCTTGACGGCGAGGATGAGTTTGCCATATACCTGGCGCCGGTTGGAAAACTCAAACACGAACCAGCACGGCCGGAGCAGGGAACAGGCCCACGGCCACAATGAATGATGAAACCCCCTGACTGAATTGTTTTGGAAATGGTTTCACATGGGAAAAACACACAGAAACATATTAAAGGAGATTGTATGACCAAATCAGCTCAGACTTCTGGAACCCTGGATATCTTAAAGCAGGCCATCATGCTTGAAAGGCGGGGGTATGCGTTTTACAAAAAGGTGGCCGACGAGGCCAAAGACCCCGTTGTGCAGTCTTTTTTCAACGATCTTGCAAAGGAAGAGGTATCCCATATAACCCTTTTGTCAGCCCAGTTCAAGGCCTACAACAATACCGGCAGTTTTAAAATCGATCTTTTTGACAGTAAAGAGGAGAGCCAGGTCTCTGATGCTGTCCTTAACAAGGAAATGCAGAAGAAAATCTCAGCAGCTGGTTTTGAAGCCTCTGCCATTTCTGCAGCCATTGCCATGGAGCAGCGTGCGGTTGATCTTTACTCAAAACAGGCAGGGGTTGCAACGGATCCTGAGGAAAAGAAAGTGTATGCCTGGCTTGCCGCATTTGAACGGGAACACTTGAACAGCCTTATGGCGATTGACCGGGCCCTGCTTGATGATGTGTGGGAAGACAACCATTTCTGGCCGTTCTAAATGGTGACCATTCCTTATTATCCCATGTCGGTCAACGTAAACCTCGGGTTGAGACCCATGCTTCATCCCATGTTCAAGACCCTTTCCCAGGGGATTTCTGAATTCACCTTTGCAAATCTCTATCTATTCAGAAATAGTCATGGGTACACAGTTTCAATGGTTGAAACCGGCAGGGATCAATCCAATGAACCCCTGATTGTCATCACCGGAAAAGATGATGGACATCCTTTTTTCATGCTTCCCTTTGGCATTCCAGACCGAGAGGTTCTTGATCGTTTATTTCAAACCCACAGGGTGTTAAAATGCGTTTCCGTCACACAGGTGGACCACTTTGCCCATGGGGCCTTTAAGGTTGTTGAAGACCGAGATAACTTTGACTACCTTTATCTCCAGGCGAAACTTGCCAACCTTGACGGGCGTAAATATCACAAAAAAAGAAATCTGATCAAGGCCTTTGTACGGGATCACGAGTATGAAGGCCGGCCTCTTTTAGACGAATATATCCCCCATGCCCTTGAGGTTCTTGACCAATGGCGGGAAAACCGGGAGGATGACGGAGACTATATTGCGGCAAGGGAGGCCCTTGAAAAGTGCAACGATCTCCAGTTAT
Coding sequences:
- a CDS encoding ferritin-like domain-containing protein — protein: MTKSAQTSGTLDILKQAIMLERRGYAFYKKVADEAKDPVVQSFFNDLAKEEVSHITLLSAQFKAYNNTGSFKIDLFDSKEESQVSDAVLNKEMQKKISAAGFEASAISAAIAMEQRAVDLYSKQAGVATDPEEKKVYAWLAAFEREHLNSLMAIDRALLDDVWEDNHFWPF
- a CDS encoding AAA family ATPase, with the protein product MTLIVCPHCSRRHRVNIDTIPEGKTIVARCKACGHKFPVEVDKLRLQAQTHGTRPTPHTPTPEISTPEKIKPEISKPETLEPEITKPELSKPEPPELIKAARKICVSLSKGGVGKTTTSVNLGAGLALAGYRVLLVDTDTQGQSGYVLGKRTGVGLTELLTGELTPDEAIVQVRKNFWLLGGGKSLAGVKRIIDRKSFGAEWTLSEALKPLESKFDFILIDTSPGWDQLTVNVLFYATEILIPVALEVMPLHGLSEFMKSLRSIQKYRKEVSLKYVVPTFMDTRVKNPQIIYDRLKKLYPKEICKPIRYNENFSEAPSFGKTIFEFAPGCSGAVDYRELVRRVTMNDSLLQ
- a CDS encoding SagB/ThcOx family dehydrogenase, which codes for MIEQDRNLYRYFLKDSIRKKINFALTDQNQKVPAPPVQKNVPPDAACIRLPGPDPLSGSAPGAWNKIPGVDLTRAVKQRKSRRTYEQTPLSLVELAYLLWATQGVRGKPVQGHAYRTVPSAGCRHALETYLAVLNVEGLMPGIYRYLPLTHGLVFESKQKDLDLRMVEACFGQPYPGKAAVTFIWAAVPYRMEWRYGLAAHKVILLDAGHVCQNLYLACEAINAGTCAIAAYNQEELDELLGLDGEDEFAIYLAPVGKLKHEPARPEQGTGPRPQ
- a CDS encoding PilZ domain-containing protein translates to MEDELGESIEFQALNDDSQSTSQVRNFFRVPLNNPGKYVVVIKNFPYPLLDIANGGVGFEVSYEPGFTPGDILETCLLDLGGQVFEGLRAEVVHLSPLSDTTWKCGIHWVDLADNVVREMTAIVQNFRKELFTDSRTSLDQDLELKR
- a CDS encoding ABC transporter ATP-binding protein — encoded protein: MLKIDALCKSYVQPRSRPIEVLKAVSFDLAPGETCAIVGQSGSGKTTLLSLIAGLDTPDSGRVMLDGEDLCAMKENQLARYRASKIGIIFQSFHLMPHLTARENISLPLEILKQDQIAWKTDAMLEKVGLNDRRNHLPGQLSGGECQRVAIARALVIRPALLLADEPTGNLDLETGETVVRLLFDLVSQENKTLILVTHNPDLARQCQRIKTLERGRLV
- a CDS encoding ABC transporter permease; protein product: MLWIRLGLREILKNRGFSVFFILNLSIGLAGFIALGSFGRSLSRHFDGNLKDILTADLVLSAATELTPDELELADRVLGNDKLQARRISFYTMVKTPKDARLVQVMAVDDSYPLYGAFSLEDKKKGLDLQNSPGLLMTRDTAQALGVENQPHTPLELGNKSFVIQDFFSQDPDRSLTALEFAPSIYMGIHQLAGTGLMGFGSRIRHYYYYRFTAKVDVPALSAKLDQAFYEKSQGQPRISVYDTRDVNRRIGKLIGYFTGYMGLVSVVALFLAGIAAAYLFRGYLNLKQGEIAVLLAIGARQGEICLYILFQLILLGLVASVVAVLISLLLVPLFPLIFQGLIPAHIRLTLDPSTLVLAMVMGVAGSLVFCLPVFVQIFGVKPIVLFRKSQAGEQNATRLALWRGLGFVPGIIAFWAASILAADSVARATVFVAGFGLALFSMAVLGRLVFSGCGFLSATRSFIRKIAFRNLYRNKWSSLSCFVTIAMGSFLISMVPQIQNGLQTEIMRPEGLKVPVFFLVDIQEEQRSALVEFMDRQEGRLTNLSPMVRGRILTKNQLPFYGKPQDPDPSGNNSSRTRPSGRGRRLEFNFSHRTELDVSETIIKGRPLSRTIWNFGSGSPFEVSVENAFAQEYGIHLGDTMGFDIQGIPLTGRVVNIRKVRWNSFQPNFFLLFQDGVLNQAPKTFLAAIAQVAPEHRQGLKQTIVTAFPNVSVIDVSQMAATLMNITDKLSVSIGFMAWLAIATGLVSIFSIARHEAWMNQRQINLLKVLGADFKLIQGITLLEFGFMGFTASLLAVGLSFGFSRAVAWYFFDSLWAFDLWGSFVILFMTTAICMATASIATFKVMKVKPMTLLSS
- a CDS encoding CDP-archaeol synthase, coding for MILHVKILLLLVVINATPAVLMPRLSAFRSLGTPMDLGRYFSDGRRLLGSHKTMGGFALGVLAGALLGYILDFSLATGFAAGGLSMAGDSLSSFIKRRFSLDDGKESPGLDQAFQGGCPLVLFKVTHGLSLGTLAALMAVFVVLGIFGARLYCRFFLPSQPPGKPVVRSNTGFKQWRACHIALSPVARLCNFESVIYYRIFMQTIFKLSGLYTRGVKNALNIRVTSLGFSFKNLPEAFECYKILFISDLHIDGLDGLDRQLIKIVSRQKVDLCLLGGDYRMEMYGPYGAVKKKLVALVQEINATDGIFGILGNHDCIEIAPDLEDARICMLINESMVIEKNGQNIFLCGVDDPHYYQCHDLDTTMKDVPGDAFSILLAHSPEIINGLGDHPVDLCLCGHTHGGQVCLPVFGPVFSHCPVPRQFISGRWRYGNTHGYTSCGAGSSGVPVRYNCPPEVVILTLTRKL
- a CDS encoding arylesterase, giving the protein MKPLPFLLAAIIVLAGIRDPLSARESVTRILFVGDSITAGFGVDPEQSYPVLVDQLLRQKGFNNIEITNGSISGSTTASALSRLKWFLRIKPHILVLALGANDGLRGLSTVEMEQNLDRTILLALENGIQVILAGMEVPPNYGPRYSAAFRKVFPSLASHHNIALIPFLLKDVAGIASLNQADGIHPNQAGQEIIATTVLPYLLDQL
- a CDS encoding DUF2156 domain-containing protein, coding for MSVNVNLGLRPMLHPMFKTLSQGISEFTFANLYLFRNSHGYTVSMVETGRDQSNEPLIVITGKDDGHPFFMLPFGIPDREVLDRLFQTHRVLKCVSVTQVDHFAHGAFKVVEDRDNFDYLYLQAKLANLDGRKYHKKRNLIKAFVRDHEYEGRPLLDEYIPHALEVLDQWRENREDDGDYIAAREALEKCNDLQLCGGVYYVGGRPVAYSLGEELACGTSFVVHFEKAVPGYKGLWQFVNQAFASILTDYYTTVNREQDLGNAGLRKAKMSYQPSGFVKKYRVTRSIEQTG